In Prosthecomicrobium sp. N25, one DNA window encodes the following:
- a CDS encoding ATP-binding protein, producing MASEAAAPSAGLPAGSVGPAGRESAWARLLRRLPIGWRIFLIVAINAIGILVFGLLIWRGSIDITSSWNELNRIRGYERLLVEVDTEAGRLQSLIHRYFNRPTPDVLAEIVRRQDELLSRLRGARVAESDIAAELNAVAEITTRFLVGFDALRDVNVRIRSVYETEFLKAATDMAGLYAIIDSATDNNKSLIWPALGKSRESFSQTLVDANAYYLSRNPESLKSAREHLATIERTIPVMVDLSEAPLQRQALARLVPRAAALRVSLEKLAASFDQQSRFLVAAIDGNQAAMAATIDRLSIRIRGRESAAQAQFDNALVTVTQRYFLVGLAFLAVSLLASWAVARSILQPLQELGSTMRAIVEGDYERIIRGLAARDEIGAMARAVEVFRENVIAKRHVELEREAQERRWRGILETSPIGISIVSAEGGHRLYANRKYEALFGLGDDRADVRRLFHESFANAADAVRLSDAVKRHGLVSGWEVRMRRTGGQAWWCLMEVRPIEFDGRPAHIFWHYDVTDRRRAEDELRAAKEAAETALAELREAQENLVEAEKLAAIGGLVAGVAHEVNNPVGISLTVASTLDRRSEAFEAELETGALRKSRLMEFVGGVREAAGQLVSNLSRAGELVQSFKQVAVDRTHADRRFFDLKESTEQILASLKPTLRKYRHTLTVDLPEGIKMDSYPGPYGQVITNLFMNTLAHAFPEGEEGEIRIAARRIGEDSVEVTFADNGMGMTEEAQRRAFEPFFTTKRGRGGTGLGLHIVYNIVHHRFGGRITLESAGGKGTTFRIVMPVVTPMDNDDIEAVDPIAAASRKEMVNAHVQ from the coding sequence ATGGCATCCGAGGCAGCCGCACCGAGCGCCGGGCTCCCGGCCGGATCCGTCGGACCGGCCGGGCGGGAGTCCGCCTGGGCGCGCCTCCTCCGCCGGCTGCCGATCGGCTGGCGCATCTTCCTCATCGTCGCCATCAACGCGATCGGCATCCTGGTCTTCGGCCTGCTCATCTGGCGCGGCTCGATCGACATCACCTCGTCCTGGAACGAACTCAACCGCATCCGCGGCTACGAACGCCTGCTGGTGGAGGTCGACACTGAGGCGGGACGGCTGCAGTCGCTCATCCACCGATACTTCAACCGGCCGACGCCGGACGTGCTGGCCGAGATCGTCCGGCGGCAGGACGAGCTCCTGTCGCGGCTGCGCGGGGCGCGGGTGGCGGAGAGCGACATCGCGGCCGAGCTCAACGCGGTGGCGGAGATCACCACGCGATTCCTGGTCGGCTTCGACGCCCTCAGGGACGTCAACGTGCGCATCCGCTCCGTCTACGAGACGGAGTTCCTCAAGGCGGCGACCGACATGGCGGGGCTCTACGCCATCATCGATTCCGCGACGGACAACAACAAGTCGCTGATCTGGCCGGCGCTCGGCAAGTCGCGCGAGTCCTTCTCGCAGACCCTGGTCGACGCGAACGCCTACTATCTCTCGCGCAATCCCGAGTCCCTCAAGAGCGCCCGGGAGCACCTCGCCACCATCGAGCGGACCATCCCGGTCATGGTCGACCTGTCGGAGGCGCCGCTGCAGCGGCAGGCCCTCGCGCGCCTGGTGCCGCGGGCGGCCGCCCTCAGGGTCAGCCTGGAGAAGCTCGCGGCGAGCTTCGACCAGCAATCCCGCTTCCTGGTCGCGGCGATCGACGGCAACCAGGCCGCCATGGCGGCGACCATCGACCGGCTGTCGATCCGCATCCGCGGCCGGGAGAGCGCCGCCCAGGCCCAGTTCGACAACGCGCTCGTGACGGTCACGCAGCGCTACTTCCTGGTCGGGCTCGCCTTCCTCGCGGTCAGCCTGCTGGCCAGCTGGGCGGTGGCGCGCTCCATCCTGCAGCCGCTGCAGGAACTCGGCAGCACCATGCGGGCGATCGTGGAGGGAGACTACGAGCGAATCATCCGGGGGCTCGCGGCGCGCGACGAGATCGGCGCCATGGCGCGGGCCGTCGAGGTCTTCCGGGAGAACGTCATCGCCAAGCGCCACGTGGAGCTGGAACGGGAGGCGCAGGAGCGGCGCTGGCGCGGCATCCTGGAGACGAGCCCGATCGGCATCTCGATCGTGTCGGCGGAAGGCGGCCACCGGCTCTACGCGAACCGCAAGTACGAGGCCCTGTTCGGGCTCGGGGACGACCGCGCGGACGTGCGCCGGCTGTTCCACGAGAGCTTCGCCAACGCGGCCGACGCGGTGCGCCTCTCCGACGCCGTCAAGCGCCACGGGCTCGTTTCCGGCTGGGAGGTGCGCATGCGCCGCACGGGCGGGCAGGCCTGGTGGTGCCTGATGGAGGTCCGGCCGATCGAGTTCGACGGGCGGCCGGCGCACATCTTCTGGCACTACGACGTGACCGACCGCCGGCGCGCGGAAGACGAGTTGCGCGCCGCCAAGGAGGCGGCGGAGACCGCGCTCGCCGAACTGCGGGAGGCGCAGGAGAACCTGGTGGAGGCCGAGAAGCTCGCGGCGATCGGCGGTCTGGTGGCGGGCGTGGCGCACGAGGTCAACAATCCGGTCGGCATCAGCCTGACGGTCGCCTCGACGCTCGACCGGCGCAGCGAGGCCTTCGAGGCGGAGCTCGAGACGGGGGCGCTGCGCAAGTCGCGGCTGATGGAGTTCGTCGGCGGCGTGCGCGAGGCGGCCGGCCAGCTCGTCTCCAACCTCAGCCGGGCTGGCGAGCTGGTGCAGTCCTTCAAGCAGGTGGCCGTCGACCGGACGCACGCGGACCGACGCTTCTTCGACCTCAAGGAATCCACCGAGCAGATCCTGGCGAGCCTGAAGCCGACGCTGCGCAAGTACCGGCATACGCTGACCGTCGACCTGCCGGAGGGCATCAAGATGGACAGCTATCCGGGCCCCTACGGGCAGGTGATCACCAATCTCTTCATGAACACCCTGGCGCATGCCTTCCCGGAGGGCGAGGAGGGCGAGATCCGCATCGCCGCCCGCAGGATCGGGGAGGACAGCGTCGAGGTGACCTTCGCGGACAACGGCATGGGCATGACCGAGGAGGCGCAGCGGCGGGCCTTCGAGCCCTTCTTCACGACCAAGCGAGGCAGGGGGGGAACGGGCTTGGGTCTGCACATCGTCTACAATATCGTGCACCACCGCTTCGGCGGGCGCATCACGCTCGAATCCGCGGGGGGCAAGGGAACAACGTTCCGGATCGTGATGCCGGTGGTGACGCCGATGGACAACGACGACATCGAGGCCGTGGACCCGATCGCGGCCGCGTCCCGCAAGGAGATGGTGAACGCGCATGTCCAGTGA
- a CDS encoding TRAP transporter substrate-binding protein has product MGFLRVAMLALAVLAGIVVPAAGREFRAADTQAFDYPTVQALLVMDWIVQEKSGGRHSIKVFHSRQLGEEKETIEQTRVGAIDLNRSSAAPFTGLVPEAGLLALPYLFRSVEHMHRVIDGPIGEEILAGFEPYGFVGLAFYDSGARSIYNAVRPLRTPADLKGLRIRVQQSDQMVAMISALGADAVPLPYGQVLTGLATGIVDGAENNWPSYVTTDHMRHARFYSLTEHVMTPEVLVMSARAWQSLDETDRAIFKAAARESSRFMRAQWSEWEERSQKAAKEAGAVIVTDVDKKAFAAAMQPVYDRFVTDPRMQALIERIRKLE; this is encoded by the coding sequence ATGGGCTTTCTACGGGTCGCGATGCTGGCTCTGGCCGTGCTCGCGGGGATCGTCGTCCCTGCTGCCGGGCGGGAGTTCCGGGCCGCCGACACGCAGGCCTTCGACTATCCGACCGTCCAGGCCCTGCTGGTCATGGACTGGATCGTGCAGGAGAAGAGCGGCGGCCGGCACTCGATCAAGGTCTTCCACTCTCGGCAGCTGGGCGAGGAGAAGGAGACGATCGAGCAGACGCGGGTCGGGGCGATCGACCTCAACCGGTCGAGCGCGGCGCCCTTCACGGGCCTGGTGCCCGAGGCGGGCCTGCTGGCGCTGCCCTATCTCTTCCGGTCCGTCGAGCACATGCACCGGGTCATCGACGGGCCGATCGGGGAGGAGATCCTGGCGGGCTTCGAGCCCTACGGCTTCGTCGGCCTCGCCTTCTACGACTCCGGCGCCCGCTCGATCTACAACGCCGTCCGGCCCCTGCGCACGCCCGCGGACCTCAAGGGCCTGCGCATCCGCGTGCAGCAGTCCGACCAGATGGTGGCGATGATCAGCGCCCTCGGGGCCGACGCCGTGCCGCTGCCCTACGGGCAGGTGCTGACCGGCCTCGCCACCGGGATCGTCGACGGCGCGGAGAACAACTGGCCGTCCTACGTGACCACCGACCACATGCGGCATGCCCGGTTCTATTCGCTGACCGAGCACGTCATGACCCCGGAGGTGCTGGTCATGTCGGCGCGGGCCTGGCAATCGCTCGACGAGACGGACCGTGCGATCTTCAAGGCGGCGGCGCGGGAGTCGAGCCGCTTCATGCGGGCGCAGTGGTCGGAGTGGGAGGAGCGGTCGCAGAAGGCGGCGAAGGAGGCGGGGGCCGTGATCGTCACCGATGTCGACAAGAAAGCCTTCGCGGCGGCGATGCAGCCGGTGTACGACCGTTTCGTCACGGATCCGCGCATGCAGGCCCTGATCGAGCGCATCCGAAAGCTGGAGTGA
- a CDS encoding amino acid ABC transporter ATP-binding protein, whose protein sequence is MTIENAVSAEELKADRSKMKVLNEVAVRMAGVNKWYGDFHVLKDINLTVNKGERIVVCGPSGSGKSTMIRCINRLEEHQKGQIVVDGIELTNDLKKIDEVRRDVGMVFQHFNLFPHLTILENCTLAPIWVKKLPKKEAEEVAMHYLKRVRIPEQANKYPGQLSGGQQQRVAIARSLCMNPKIMLFDEPTSALDPEMVKEVLEVMISLAESGMTMLCVTHEMGFARQVANRVIFMDAGQIIEQNEPAAFFGNPQHERTKLFLSQILH, encoded by the coding sequence ATGACGATCGAAAACGCGGTGTCCGCCGAAGAACTCAAGGCCGACCGCTCCAAGATGAAGGTCTTGAACGAGGTCGCCGTGCGCATGGCCGGCGTCAACAAGTGGTACGGCGACTTCCATGTGCTGAAGGACATCAACCTGACCGTCAACAAGGGCGAGCGGATCGTCGTGTGCGGACCGTCCGGCTCCGGCAAGTCGACCATGATCCGCTGCATCAACCGCCTGGAGGAGCACCAGAAGGGGCAGATCGTCGTCGACGGGATCGAGCTCACCAACGACCTCAAGAAGATCGACGAGGTGCGCCGCGACGTCGGCATGGTGTTCCAGCACTTCAACCTGTTCCCGCATCTCACCATCCTGGAGAACTGCACGCTCGCGCCGATCTGGGTGAAGAAGCTGCCCAAGAAGGAGGCCGAGGAGGTGGCGATGCACTACCTCAAGCGGGTGCGCATCCCGGAACAGGCCAACAAGTATCCGGGCCAGCTGTCCGGCGGACAGCAGCAGCGTGTCGCCATCGCCCGCTCGCTCTGCATGAACCCCAAGATCATGCTCTTTGACGAGCCCACCTCCGCGCTCGACCCCGAGATGGTGAAGGAGGTGCTCGAGGTGATGATCAGCCTGGCCGAGTCGGGCATGACCATGCTGTGCGTCACCCATGAGATGGGCTTCGCGCGGCAGGTGGCGAACCGGGTCATCTTCATGGACGCCGGCCAGATCATCGAGCAGAACGAACCGGCGGCGTTCTTCGGCAATCCGCAGCACGAGCGCACCAAGCTGTTCCTGAGCCAGATCCTGCACTGA
- a CDS encoding PepSY domain-containing protein has protein sequence MTTRTLTALLAAGLALGAFVLPARADGPRCPAPAAGTAAVSTGTLQAKLESMGYRVLETEREHRCTVIVAVNDSGFPVELTYEPASGEMVRAALHR, from the coding sequence ATGACGACCCGCACCCTGACCGCCCTCCTCGCCGCCGGCCTCGCCCTCGGCGCCTTCGTCCTGCCGGCCCGGGCGGACGGCCCGCGCTGCCCCGCGCCCGCCGCCGGCACCGCCGCGGTGTCCACGGGAACGCTGCAGGCGAAGCTGGAATCCATGGGCTACCGCGTGCTCGAGACCGAGCGCGAGCACCGCTGCACCGTGATCGTCGCTGTCAACGACAGCGGCTTCCCCGTCGAACTCACCTACGAGCCGGCGAGCGGCGAGATGGTGCGCGCGGCGCTCCATCGCTGA
- a CDS encoding response regulator, with protein MTQAPQIAIVDDDKATRETVADYLKLHGFEVAPLSGGQALREALAKKTPDLIVLDLNMPEEDGLSIIRSLKEKAVQVPIIMLTATASPIDRIVGLELGADDYIAKPAELRELVARIRSVLRRAAAQAAAREAPAQQKAQEVRFGTRWLNMETRHLRGGAEGEVLITASEFNLLKAFAENPNRVLSRERLLDLANARDPDAFDRAIDVRVTRIRKKIEPDPANPKVIRTIRGAGYMFVPDGDRE; from the coding sequence ATGACGCAGGCTCCGCAGATCGCCATCGTCGACGACGACAAGGCCACCCGCGAGACCGTCGCCGACTACCTGAAGCTGCACGGCTTCGAGGTGGCGCCGCTGTCGGGCGGACAGGCCCTGCGCGAGGCGCTCGCCAAGAAGACGCCGGACCTGATCGTGCTCGACCTCAACATGCCGGAGGAGGACGGGCTGTCGATCATCCGGTCGCTGAAGGAGAAGGCCGTCCAGGTCCCGATCATCATGCTGACCGCGACCGCGAGCCCGATCGACCGGATCGTCGGGCTCGAGCTCGGGGCCGACGACTACATCGCCAAGCCGGCGGAGCTGCGCGAGCTGGTGGCGCGCATCCGCAGCGTGCTCAGGCGCGCGGCCGCGCAGGCGGCCGCCCGCGAGGCCCCGGCACAGCAGAAGGCGCAGGAGGTTCGCTTCGGCACGCGCTGGCTGAACATGGAGACCCGGCACCTGCGGGGCGGCGCGGAGGGGGAGGTGCTGATCACCGCGTCCGAGTTCAACCTGCTCAAGGCCTTTGCGGAAAACCCCAACCGCGTCCTGTCGCGCGAGCGGCTGCTCGACCTCGCCAACGCCCGCGACCCGGACGCTTTCGACCGGGCGATCGACGTGCGCGTCACCCGCATCCGCAAGAAAATCGAGCCGGATCCCGCCAATCCCAAGGTGATCCGCACGATCCGGGGGGCGGGCTACATGTTCGTGCCGGACGGGGACCGGGAGTAG
- a CDS encoding methyltransferase family protein — MTFDAFARGFMACYFGFVALHYTVRLLAFRARTGWSHADPGARGSANWRHQSVFRLFRASILIVCVARVPFPGIDQLLLPFEALANRPAVVATGILLMIAALGAVDYVHSYLEADWRSGTGGRMPSRLFTDGPYGLTRNPIFLAVIAGQVGFFLALPSVFSLVCLIAGVAVLVRQSRVEEEALARHFGQAYEAYRASTPRWLPIHGGLRHPGKDGAKA, encoded by the coding sequence ATGACCTTCGACGCGTTCGCCCGGGGCTTTATGGCCTGCTATTTCGGCTTCGTGGCGCTGCACTACACGGTGCGGCTGCTGGCCTTCCGTGCGCGGACCGGCTGGTCCCACGCGGACCCGGGGGCGCGCGGGTCGGCCAACTGGCGGCACCAGTCGGTGTTCCGGCTCTTCCGCGCCTCGATCCTGATCGTCTGCGTCGCCAGGGTGCCGTTCCCCGGGATCGACCAGCTCCTGCTCCCGTTCGAGGCGCTGGCGAACCGGCCCGCGGTGGTCGCCACCGGCATCCTGCTGATGATCGCCGCGCTCGGGGCGGTCGACTATGTCCATTCCTATCTGGAGGCCGACTGGCGGTCCGGGACGGGCGGGCGGATGCCGTCGCGGCTCTTCACCGACGGTCCATACGGCCTGACGCGGAACCCGATCTTCCTGGCGGTGATCGCCGGTCAGGTGGGCTTCTTCCTCGCGCTGCCGTCGGTCTTCTCTCTCGTCTGCCTGATCGCGGGCGTGGCCGTCCTGGTCAGGCAGAGCCGGGTGGAGGAGGAGGCGCTCGCCCGTCACTTCGGGCAGGCCTACGAGGCCTACCGGGCCTCGACGCCCCGGTGGCTGCCGATCCATGGCGGCTTGCGGCATCCCGGCAAGGATGGCGCCAAGGCCTGA
- a CDS encoding amino acid ABC transporter permease, which translates to MVSDGAPGGIAFVRSELKQAEPPPSSVVGPYAWARARLFATPGDILLTLIGIVIFGWIAWQFIDFALVRAVFQGTSGEDCRKSADVGACWPYAKAYWLQWVYGRYPIPERWRVDVVFLLFFGLLAPLMIPKAPLKRLNALLFFLAFPIVAFVLLRGGLFGLEDVESYLWGGVLVTLVVAVTGIVFSLPLGIMLALGRRSKMPIIRLLSIMFIEFWRGVPLITVLFMASNMLPLFMPAGTDVDKLLRALIGVSLFSAAYMAEVVRGGLQAIPKGQYEGAMALGLNYWKMMLLVVMPQALKLVIPGIVNTFIGLFKDTTLVAIVSLFDLLGMINFTRTDANWAAPTVAGTGYLVAAIFYFVFCFGMSRYSMFMERRLNTGHKR; encoded by the coding sequence ATGGTTTCCGACGGCGCACCAGGTGGCATCGCCTTCGTCCGCTCCGAACTGAAGCAGGCCGAGCCGCCGCCGTCGTCGGTGGTGGGACCCTATGCCTGGGCGCGGGCGCGGCTCTTCGCGACGCCCGGCGACATCCTGCTGACCCTGATCGGCATCGTGATCTTCGGCTGGATCGCCTGGCAGTTCATCGATTTTGCGCTGGTGCGCGCGGTGTTCCAGGGCACCTCGGGCGAGGATTGCCGAAAGTCGGCGGACGTCGGCGCCTGCTGGCCCTACGCCAAGGCCTACTGGCTGCAATGGGTCTACGGGCGCTACCCGATCCCGGAACGCTGGCGCGTGGACGTGGTGTTCCTGCTCTTCTTCGGGCTGCTGGCGCCGCTCATGATCCCGAAGGCGCCGCTGAAGCGGCTGAACGCGCTGCTCTTCTTCCTGGCATTCCCGATCGTCGCCTTCGTGCTGCTGCGCGGCGGCCTCTTCGGCCTGGAGGACGTGGAAAGCTACCTGTGGGGCGGCGTGCTGGTGACCCTGGTGGTCGCCGTCACCGGCATCGTGTTCTCCCTGCCGCTCGGCATCATGCTTGCGCTCGGGCGACGGTCGAAGATGCCGATCATCCGCCTGCTCTCGATCATGTTCATCGAGTTCTGGCGCGGCGTGCCGCTGATCACCGTGCTGTTCATGGCCTCCAACATGCTGCCGCTGTTCATGCCGGCGGGCACGGACGTGGACAAGTTGCTGCGCGCGCTGATCGGCGTGTCGCTCTTCTCGGCGGCCTACATGGCCGAGGTGGTGCGCGGCGGGTTGCAGGCGATCCCGAAGGGGCAGTACGAGGGCGCCATGGCGCTCGGGCTCAACTATTGGAAGATGATGCTGCTCGTGGTCATGCCGCAGGCGCTGAAGCTCGTCATCCCGGGTATCGTGAACACCTTCATCGGCCTGTTCAAGGACACCACGCTGGTCGCCATCGTGTCGCTCTTCGACCTCCTCGGCATGATCAACTTCACCCGCACGGACGCGAACTGGGCGGCGCCGACGGTGGCGGGCACGGGCTACCTCGTGGCCGCCATCTTCTACTTCGTCTTCTGCTTCGGCATGAGCCGATACTCGATGTTCATGGAACGCCGGCTCAACACCGGCCACAAACGCTGA
- the sseA gene encoding 3-mercaptopyruvate sulfurtransferase: MIEADRSRWFVTTEWLAAHLDAPDVVVVDASWYLPTMNRDGAAEYAAAHIPGAVHFDLDKVKDETNPLPHMLPSPEAFASAVRKLGIGDGMRIVVYDGIGLFSAPRVWWTFRVFGARDVCILEGGFPKWRAEGRPVSDEAVVRQPRHFTARMDHGMVRDVEDVKRALASGSAQVVDARPADRFRGEAPEPRPGLSSGHMPGALNVPFAAIVADGKLRSPESLAETFAAAGVDPARPVITTCGSGVSAAILWLALESMGHNRLGLYDGSWTEWASRDDTEIVSGPA; the protein is encoded by the coding sequence ATGATCGAAGCCGACCGTTCCCGCTGGTTCGTCACCACCGAGTGGCTCGCGGCGCATCTCGACGCCCCGGACGTGGTCGTCGTCGACGCCTCCTGGTACCTGCCCACGATGAACCGGGACGGCGCGGCGGAGTATGCCGCAGCCCACATCCCCGGCGCGGTGCATTTCGACCTCGACAAGGTCAAGGACGAGACGAACCCCCTGCCCCACATGCTGCCGTCGCCCGAGGCCTTCGCGTCGGCGGTCCGCAAGCTCGGCATCGGGGACGGCATGCGCATTGTCGTCTACGACGGCATCGGCCTCTTCTCGGCGCCGCGCGTCTGGTGGACCTTCCGGGTCTTCGGCGCGCGCGACGTCTGCATCCTGGAAGGCGGCTTCCCGAAATGGCGCGCGGAGGGCCGCCCGGTCTCCGACGAGGCGGTCGTCCGCCAGCCGCGCCACTTCACCGCGCGCATGGACCACGGCATGGTCCGCGACGTCGAGGACGTGAAGCGCGCCCTCGCCTCCGGCTCCGCCCAGGTGGTGGACGCGCGGCCGGCCGATCGCTTCCGCGGCGAGGCCCCCGAACCCCGGCCGGGCCTCTCCTCGGGCCACATGCCCGGCGCCCTCAACGTCCCCTTCGCGGCGATCGTCGCGGACGGCAAGCTGCGCAGCCCCGAAAGCCTGGCCGAGACCTTCGCGGCCGCCGGCGTCGACCCGGCGAGGCCGGTGATCACGACCTGCGGGTCGGGCGTGTCGGCGGCGATCCTCTGGCTCGCGCTCGAGTCCATGGGCCACAACCGGCTCGGCCTCTACGACGGCTCCTGGACCGAGTGGGCGAGCCGGGACGACACCGAGATCGTCTCCGGCCCGGCCTGA
- a CDS encoding ATP-binding response regulator: MSSDELVVFLDDGEEPPVSPVERAWKVAIIDDEPAVHDGTRFALYDYSLNGQGIEIISAHSAEEGRRLVLQHPDLAVILLDVVMETDSAGLDLVDFIRNTLKNDMVRIILRTGQPGQAPERRVIVDYDINDYKAKTELTADKLFTALTAALRSYQQLQRMEETRRGLEIIIDAAARLFNHTSMQQLAEGVLTQIGSLLKVDCAGILVLRDSQGQGARGDGYAVIAGSGVYRDLVVDPKPLSADLKSVVDQAFQVGRHQFLDRRSVLYLRTGSGREVVAVLEAEKDLSDTDRALVEVFCGKLAIAFDNVILYEQIAEANRTLERRVAERTRDLTAANERLALQREILKRANSFKSDILGMVAHDLKNPISVILGRAEIIAELIDRDPVPADMIRNQLTRIVEPAQSMTRMIEQLLKDAMNDQLDVRLRPDTVDLVALVEDVVEDYRPMAQRKQQTLTVEAASPVRVEADPDRLREALENLISNAIKYGPIGGPVLVRLEAGGDEVRLSVIDRGPGLSPEDLGRLFGRFQRLSAKPTGGEGSTGLGLSIAKHIVALHGGKIQAYSAGPGQGTTFAIHLPLRARGEKGPEA, encoded by the coding sequence ATGTCCAGTGACGAGCTCGTCGTCTTCCTCGACGACGGCGAGGAACCGCCCGTCAGCCCCGTCGAGCGCGCCTGGAAGGTGGCGATCATCGACGACGAACCCGCCGTGCACGACGGCACCCGCTTCGCGCTCTACGACTACTCGCTGAACGGGCAGGGCATCGAGATCATCTCGGCGCATTCGGCGGAGGAGGGGCGGCGGCTGGTGCTCCAGCATCCCGACCTCGCCGTGATCCTGCTCGACGTGGTCATGGAGACCGACAGCGCCGGGCTCGACCTCGTGGACTTCATCCGCAACACCCTCAAGAACGACATGGTGCGGATCATCCTGCGCACCGGCCAGCCGGGGCAGGCGCCGGAGCGGCGGGTCATCGTCGATTACGATATCAACGACTACAAGGCGAAGACCGAGCTCACGGCCGACAAGCTGTTCACGGCCCTGACCGCCGCGCTCCGGTCCTACCAGCAGCTCCAGCGCATGGAGGAGACGCGGCGCGGCCTGGAGATCATCATCGACGCGGCCGCGCGGCTCTTCAACCACACCTCGATGCAGCAGCTCGCCGAAGGGGTGCTGACCCAGATCGGCTCGCTCCTGAAGGTGGACTGCGCCGGCATCCTGGTGCTGCGCGACAGCCAGGGCCAGGGGGCACGTGGGGATGGCTATGCGGTGATTGCCGGCTCGGGCGTCTACCGCGACCTGGTCGTCGATCCGAAGCCGCTCTCCGCCGACCTCAAGAGCGTCGTCGACCAGGCGTTCCAGGTCGGTCGGCACCAGTTCCTCGACCGGCGCTCCGTCCTCTACCTGAGGACCGGGAGCGGGCGCGAGGTGGTGGCGGTCCTGGAGGCGGAGAAGGACCTGTCCGACACCGACCGTGCGCTCGTCGAAGTCTTCTGCGGCAAGCTCGCCATCGCGTTCGACAACGTGATCCTCTACGAGCAGATCGCCGAGGCGAACCGCACGCTGGAGCGGCGCGTGGCCGAACGGACGCGCGACCTCACCGCGGCCAACGAGCGGCTGGCCTTGCAGCGCGAGATCCTGAAGCGCGCGAACAGCTTCAAGAGCGACATCCTGGGCATGGTGGCACACGACCTGAAGAACCCTATCAGCGTCATCCTCGGCCGGGCCGAGATCATCGCGGAGCTGATCGACCGGGACCCGGTGCCCGCCGACATGATCCGCAACCAGCTGACCCGCATCGTCGAGCCGGCGCAGTCGATGACGCGCATGATCGAGCAGCTCCTCAAGGACGCGATGAACGACCAGCTCGACGTGCGGCTCCGGCCGGACACGGTCGACTTGGTGGCGCTCGTCGAGGACGTCGTCGAGGACTACCGGCCGATGGCGCAGCGCAAGCAGCAGACGCTGACGGTCGAGGCGGCGTCGCCGGTGCGGGTCGAGGCCGATCCGGACCGCCTGCGCGAGGCCCTCGAGAACCTGATCTCCAATGCCATCAAGTACGGGCCGATCGGTGGGCCGGTCCTGGTCCGGCTCGAGGCGGGCGGGGACGAGGTCCGGCTGTCGGTCATCGACCGAGGGCCGGGGCTGTCGCCGGAGGATCTCGGGCGGCTGTTCGGACGTTTCCAGCGGCTGTCGGCGAAGCCGACCGGCGGCGAAGGCTCGACCGGGCTGGGGCTCTCGATCGCCAAGCACATCGTCGCCCTCCACGGGGGCAAGATCCAGGCCTACAGCGCCGGACCCGGGCAGGGCACCACGTTCGCGATCCATCTGCCGCTCCGGGCGCGCGGCGAAAAGGGACCCGAGGCATGA